From one Leptospira stimsonii genomic stretch:
- a CDS encoding PIN/TRAM domain-containing protein has product MIHLYKVLTSLFLSGITFAVTQKQSADIYLSGPIAGVVLVISLILLYGESNLFPKLKADVLFCAGLGALLGLAIAWFVGAVVHFEELNTALYFLFALFGILSGISFAKEPGLGIFGGGGGAGAGFGVGIEKEEVRDKILDTSVVIDGRILDIADTHFLDGPLILPNFVLREIQLISDSSDPIKRARGRRGLEMLNKLQRKGSIEVKITYKDYSDTREVDAKLIKLARDTGGKIVTNDFNLNKVAELQGVKVLNLNTLANALKPVVLPGEELGIQVIKEGKDENQGIGYLEDGTMVVIENGGHLVGKEVKVTVTSIIQTAAGKMIFTKANPNGAGEKGNRQPHSS; this is encoded by the coding sequence ATGATTCATCTCTATAAAGTACTCACTTCTCTATTCCTCTCTGGAATTACATTTGCAGTTACTCAAAAGCAATCCGCTGACATTTACTTATCCGGCCCTATCGCCGGAGTCGTTCTGGTAATTTCTTTAATTCTTCTCTATGGAGAATCCAACCTTTTTCCTAAGCTCAAAGCCGACGTACTTTTTTGTGCCGGACTTGGGGCTTTACTCGGGCTTGCAATCGCATGGTTTGTAGGAGCAGTCGTTCATTTTGAAGAATTGAATACCGCACTTTACTTCCTTTTCGCACTCTTTGGAATTCTTTCCGGAATTTCTTTTGCGAAAGAACCAGGTCTTGGAATTTTCGGGGGCGGCGGTGGAGCCGGCGCCGGATTCGGAGTAGGAATTGAAAAAGAAGAAGTTCGAGACAAAATTCTTGATACGTCCGTCGTAATCGACGGAAGAATTTTAGACATTGCGGATACGCATTTCTTAGACGGTCCTCTGATTCTTCCTAACTTCGTGTTGAGAGAAATTCAGTTGATCAGCGATTCTTCCGATCCGATCAAAAGAGCCAGAGGAAGAAGAGGTCTCGAGATGTTGAACAAACTTCAACGCAAAGGATCCATCGAAGTAAAAATTACTTATAAAGACTATTCTGATACTCGAGAAGTGGATGCAAAGCTGATCAAATTAGCGCGCGATACCGGCGGGAAGATCGTGACGAACGACTTCAATTTGAACAAAGTTGCCGAACTTCAAGGTGTTAAAGTTCTCAACCTTAACACCCTCGCGAATGCCCTTAAACCGGTTGTTTTACCGGGAGAAGAACTTGGAATCCAAGTAATCAAAGAAGGAAAGGATGAGAATCAAGGCATTGGTTATCTGGAAGACGGAACCATGGTCGTGATCGAAAACGGCGGTCATCTGGTAGGGAAAGAGGTCAAAGTGACAGTAACTTCTATCATCCAAACTGCCGCTGGAAAAATGATTTTCACAAAAGCCAACCCGAACGGGGCTGGAGAGAAGGGAAATCGTCAGCCGCATTCCTCTTGA
- a CDS encoding cytochrome c oxidase subunit 3 family protein, producing MSTAKHAEFHHAHHFDSAEHQYEASKQGIWLFLVTEILMFGALFVGYTIYHSLYPEVFHAGSHHLSVPMGAFNTVVLLFSSFTMALGIHYVQVDKKKEAVIALIITVLCALTFMVVKYFEYTSKIHHGLLPGKFFTNTETPDIKNLAMFFGFYFVMTGIHGSHVLIGAGLIIWVMIKVIKGELNSSYYTPLEGVGLFWHVVDLIWIYLFPLLYLVG from the coding sequence ATGAGTACCGCTAAGCACGCGGAATTCCATCATGCTCATCACTTTGATAGTGCTGAGCATCAGTATGAAGCTTCAAAACAAGGAATCTGGTTATTCCTTGTTACGGAAATTCTAATGTTTGGTGCCCTCTTCGTAGGTTATACCATTTATCATTCTTTGTATCCTGAGGTTTTCCACGCGGGAAGTCATCACTTGTCCGTTCCGATGGGAGCGTTTAACACCGTGGTTCTTCTTTTTAGCTCCTTTACGATGGCGCTTGGAATTCATTACGTTCAAGTAGATAAGAAAAAAGAAGCTGTGATTGCTTTGATTATCACGGTTCTTTGTGCTCTTACGTTTATGGTAGTGAAGTATTTCGAATATACTTCGAAGATTCATCACGGACTCCTTCCGGGTAAATTTTTCACCAACACCGAGACGCCTGATATTAAGAACTTAGCGATGTTTTTCGGTTTCTATTTCGTAATGACAGGAATTCACGGGTCGCACGTTTTGATCGGAGCCGGACTTATCATCTGGGTGATGATCAAAGTAATCAAAGGAGAATTGAATTCTTCTTATTACACTCCGTTAGAAGGTGTGGGTCTTTTCTGGCACGTAGTCGACTTGATCTGGATCTATCTTTTTCCTCTCCTCTATTTGGTGGGTTAA
- a CDS encoding CarD family transcriptional regulator has product MAAKKKNSEIEHKVGDYVVYPIHGVGEILEISKKNILGKKKDCYVLEIQGSKMKVMIPVDKAEQVRIRPIIDKKEIKKVIALLKKDEVDTEEDWKIRYQNNLNKIKSGSIYEVGEVCRNLFRRANGKELSIMERKLYESAYNLVKMEVALSKGVTQEEAGNLVSDVLASTLSPGEKKSDEEE; this is encoded by the coding sequence TTGGCTGCCAAAAAGAAAAATTCCGAAATCGAACACAAGGTAGGCGACTACGTAGTCTATCCCATCCATGGAGTTGGAGAGATACTGGAAATCTCCAAGAAAAATATCCTTGGTAAGAAGAAGGATTGCTACGTTCTCGAAATCCAGGGTAGTAAGATGAAGGTTATGATACCTGTTGACAAAGCAGAACAGGTTCGAATCCGCCCTATCATCGATAAAAAAGAGATCAAGAAAGTCATCGCGCTCCTGAAAAAGGACGAAGTCGATACAGAAGAAGACTGGAAGATCCGCTACCAAAATAACCTCAACAAGATCAAATCCGGATCGATATATGAGGTCGGAGAAGTCTGCAGAAACCTATTTCGTAGAGCAAATGGAAAAGAGCTCTCCATTATGGAGAGAAAGCTGTACGAAAGCGCCTATAATCTTGTGAAAATGGAAGTTGCTTTAAGCAAAGGTGTTACCCAGGAAGAAGCCGGAAATTTAGTTTCCGACGTGCTCGCTAGCACTCTTTCTCCCGGTGAAAAAAAGTCAGACGAAGAAGAATAA
- the ctaD gene encoding cytochrome c oxidase subunit I, with the protein MSTATASHTDNYLNHEKGIWSWLTTIDHKRIGIMYFFAIMSFFLLGGIFALLVRIELFTPGQTLGFVTPDIYNRMMTYHGAIMVFMVIVPGIPAIFGNFILPIQLGAKDVAFPRLNLASWYIFMCGAAIAAFSLFTQKVDTGWTFYTPYSISNSVSNGVIMLVMGAFVMGFSSILTGLNFIVTTHKLRAPGMTMNRIPLMVWALYATSIIQVLATPVLAITLLLLVAERTLGVGIFDPTLGGDPVLFQHFFWFYSHPAVYIMILPAMGVISELVATFSRKIIFGYTAIAYSSLAIAAVSFLVWGHHMFVSGQSEFAGVLFSFITMLVGVPTAIKLFNWISTMYKGSVRLDAPMLFAIGFMFLFTIGGLTGVFLASTGMDVHFHDTYFVVAHFHYVMVGGTLMAVMGGLLYWFPKVTGKMTSDLLGRISWVFIFTGFNVTFFPQFILGSMGMPRRYYDYLPEFTSLNQISTVGSWLIAVGFLVGLAAVIHGLIAGKEAGDNPWGGKTLEWTIPSPPTHENFEKTPVVSGGPYEYR; encoded by the coding sequence ATGTCTACAGCAACTGCAAGTCATACTGACAACTACCTCAACCACGAAAAGGGAATCTGGTCCTGGCTCACGACAATCGATCACAAGCGGATCGGGATCATGTATTTCTTTGCGATTATGTCATTCTTCCTTTTGGGAGGGATTTTCGCTCTTCTGGTTCGTATCGAACTTTTTACTCCGGGCCAAACTCTCGGATTCGTAACTCCTGATATCTACAACAGAATGATGACCTATCACGGCGCCATCATGGTGTTCATGGTAATCGTTCCTGGGATTCCTGCGATCTTCGGAAACTTCATTCTTCCCATCCAGTTGGGAGCAAAGGACGTCGCGTTTCCAAGACTGAACCTCGCAAGCTGGTATATCTTTATGTGCGGGGCCGCAATCGCCGCATTCTCCCTTTTTACCCAAAAAGTGGATACCGGTTGGACCTTTTATACGCCCTATTCCATCTCTAACTCCGTTTCGAACGGGGTGATTATGTTGGTTATGGGTGCGTTCGTAATGGGTTTTTCTTCGATTTTGACAGGTTTGAATTTCATCGTAACCACTCACAAATTGAGAGCTCCTGGAATGACGATGAACCGAATTCCTTTGATGGTTTGGGCGCTGTACGCGACTTCTATCATTCAGGTTTTGGCGACTCCGGTTCTTGCGATTACTCTTCTTCTTCTCGTTGCGGAAAGAACCCTCGGCGTGGGAATTTTTGATCCTACTCTCGGAGGAGATCCGGTTCTGTTCCAACACTTCTTCTGGTTCTATTCTCACCCTGCGGTTTATATTATGATTCTTCCGGCGATGGGTGTGATCTCCGAACTCGTGGCGACCTTCTCCAGAAAGATCATTTTTGGATACACAGCGATTGCGTATTCTTCTCTCGCGATTGCCGCGGTTTCCTTCTTGGTTTGGGGACACCACATGTTCGTATCCGGTCAGTCCGAGTTTGCGGGAGTTCTATTTTCCTTCATCACAATGCTCGTGGGAGTTCCTACAGCGATCAAACTCTTCAACTGGATTTCAACAATGTATAAAGGATCCGTTCGTCTGGACGCTCCTATGTTGTTCGCAATCGGATTTATGTTTCTCTTTACGATCGGTGGTTTGACCGGGGTGTTCCTGGCTTCCACCGGTATGGACGTTCACTTCCACGATACGTATTTCGTGGTCGCCCACTTCCATTATGTAATGGTTGGTGGAACTCTGATGGCGGTCATGGGAGGATTGCTTTATTGGTTTCCAAAAGTTACCGGTAAAATGACATCCGATCTTTTAGGAAGAATTTCCTGGGTCTTTATTTTCACAGGATTTAACGTTACTTTCTTTCCACAGTTCATCCTTGGATCGATGGGAATGCCAAGAAGATATTACGACTACTTGCCTGAATTCACAAGCTTGAATCAGATATCTACCGTCGGATCTTGGTTGATCGCAGTCGGATTTTTAGTAGGTCTTGCGGCCGTGATTCACGGTTTAATCGCAGGGAAAGAAGCGGGAGACAATCCTTGGGGTGGAAAAACTCTCGAGTGGACCATTCCATCTCCTCCAACTCACGAAAATTTTGAAAAAACTCCAGTCGTCTCAGGAGGACCTTATGAGTACCGCTAA